A genomic window from Salvia miltiorrhiza cultivar Shanhuang (shh) chromosome 5, IMPLAD_Smil_shh, whole genome shotgun sequence includes:
- the LOC131025269 gene encoding cyclin-D1-1-like, with protein sequence MSLSSCSDCFSDLLCGEDSSSIISSVGGDFSPEYSSDFDSRPPDAEESIAGLLEDERDLAIVRGRAVDRPIDASVRAEFVAWILKVQCYYGFQPLTGYLSVNYFDRFLYCHQLPKMNGWPLQLLSVACLSLAAKMEERLVPSLLDLQVEDAKFIFEPRTIQRMELLVLRVLDWRLRSISPFCYLPFFALKIDPSGTCTDFLTTRAKEIIFSTIQETSFLECRPSCIAAATILCAANDLPKFSLITAQHAESWCEGLHKDEIQSCHQLIRQEVFKIKPKKLRVITYRASITSTDSSSSSSSSPSLKRKKLSNSSWIDENEGALVKRVKNHDKI encoded by the exons ATGTCACTGTCGTCGTGCTCAGACTGCTTCTCCGACCTCCTCTGCGGCGAGGACTCCAGTAGTATTATCTCCTCCGTCGGCGGAGATTTCTCGCCGGAATACTCATCGGACTTCGATTCTCGGCCGCCGGACGCCGAGGAGTCCATCGCCGGGCTGCTAGAAGACGAGAGAGATCTAGCTATCGTGCGCGGCCGCGCCGTCGATCGGCCCATCGACGCGTCGGTTAGAGCTGAATTTGTTGCATGGATTCTCAAG GTGCAATGCTATTACGGTTTTCAGCCGTTAACGGGGTATCTCTCCGTTAACTATTTTGATCGCTTCCTTTACTGCCATCAGTTGCCG AAAATGAATGGATGGCCGCTGCAACTACTCTCCGTTGCATGTTTGTCTCTAGCTGCGAAGATGGAGGAACGTCTTGTTCCTTCTCTTTTGGATCTTCAG GTTGAAGATGCAAAGTTTATTTTCGAACCAAGAACAATCCAAAGAATGGAGCTTCTAGTTCTAAGAGTCTTGGATTGGAGACTTCGATCCATCTCCCCATTTTGTTATCTCCCTTTCTTCGCGCTCAAGATCGACCCATCTGGAACTTGTACCGACTTCCTCACTACAAGGGCCAAGGAAATCATCTTCTCAACAATTCAag AGACCAGCTTCCTTGAGTGTAGGCCATCTTGCATTGCTGCTGCAACAATACTGTGTGCAGCAAATGATCTGccaaaattctctctcatcacAGCTCAACATGCTGAGTCATGGTGTGAGGGACTCCACAAA GATGAGATACAGAGTTGTCACCAGCTGATTAGGCAAGAAGTATTCAAAATCAAGCCAAAGAAGCTTCGAGTGATCACGTACCGGGCAAGTATTACCTCGACtgattcttcgtcttcttcgtcttcgtctcCATCTCTGAAGAGAAAGAAATTGAGCAACAGCTCTTGGATAGATGAAAATGAAGGGGCTTTGGTTAAGAGGGTTAAAAATCATGATAAAATTTGA
- the LOC131025268 gene encoding uncharacterized protein LOC131025268 gives MSAFQQDSASNDAGRVQPNKSEKTRRSWSLREEEQLIAALKEIVVNGWRSDNGFRAGYLGKLEEAMKIAFPGTDLKGIPHIHSKISMWKRNYYSLSLMLRDSGIGFNVNGKFMIDCTLEQWDDIVKGDPSARGMKKKRLASFGRVEGDIWKGSSNWDNSRRCY, from the exons ATGTCTGCCTTCCAACAAG ACTCGGCGAGCAATGACGCAGGCCGCGTACAGCCCAATAAATCCGAAAAGACACGACGTTCATGGTCACTAAGGGAGGAGGAACAGTTGATTGCCGCATTGAAGGAAATAGTAGTTAATGGATGGAGATCAGATAATGGCTTTAGAGCGGGTTACCTTGGGAAACTTGAAGAAGCCATGAAGATTGCATTTCCAGGGACTGATCTCAAGGGTATCCCACATATTCACTCAAAAATCTCCATGTGGAAGAGGAACTATTACTCATTGTCACTGATGTTGAGGGATAGCGGTATTGGCTTTAACGTCAACGGAAAGTTTATGATTGATTGCACTCTCGAACAATGGGATGATATTGTAAAG GGTGATCCTTCTGCACGTgggatgaaaaaaaaaaggttggcCTCATTTGGAAGAGTGGAAGGAGATATTTGGAAAGGATCGAGCAACTGGGACAACAGCAGAAGATGTTACTGA
- the LOC131025267 gene encoding uncharacterized protein LOC131025267 → MISLFHARCSTILSRAGNLVLHSHSCVFLDPSWKAGFRISGVRTVNLGFLLTRSRVRCYASKKPGGASSRRKGDPKQLVMDKEEFFVVRKGDFVGVYRSLSDCQAQAGTSICDPPVSVYKGCSMPKDTENYLRIHGLKNALYSIRASDLTDDLFGTLVACPFQPSSREGEAPCQPAKKKLDKDSHSNYGSEV, encoded by the exons ATGATCAGTTTGTTTCATGCGCGTTGCTCAACAATACTATCAAGGGCTGGCAATCTTGTTTTGCATAGCCATTCTTGCGTATTTCTCGATCCTTCATGGAAAGCAGGCTTCCGAATTTCGGGTGTTAGGACAGTGAACTTGGGATTTCTTTTGACAAGAAGTCGAGTTCGGTGCTACGCTTCAAAAAAACCTGGTGGAGCTAGCTCTCGTCGAAAAGGTGATCCTAAACAACTTGTGATGGACAAGGAAGAGTTTTTTGTTGTCCGTAAAGGTGACTTTGTTGGTGTTTACAGAAGCTTGAGCGATTGTCAGGCTCAAGCTGGAACCTCG ATTTGTGACCCTCCAGTCAGTGTGTATAAAGGCTGTTCCATGCCTAAGGATACAGAGAACTATCTCCGAATTCATGGTCTAAAAAATGCTCTGTACTCTATCCGAGCTTCGGATCTCACTGATGATCTGTTTGGAACTCTTGTGGCATGCCCTTTTCAG CCTTCTTCTAGAGAAGGTGAAGCGCCTTGCCAGCCAGCAAAAAAGAAGTTGGACAAAGATTCACATTCAAATTATGGG AGTGAAGTTTAG
- the LOC131025265 gene encoding uncharacterized protein LOC131025265 — MPTNDVTTVCIYLLMEEIFHQHLILMVVAYRVMLKMRSRKRKRASNATTFRMIERIPDQNTHMNRLVGVSDFDCLANLRMDRNTFGRLCILLRDMGGLTNGRYIEVEEQVAMFLSVLAHHKKNRVVKFDFWRSGQTVSKFVHLVLKAILKLHTILLVKPAPVPDDSTNNTWCWFKGCLGALDGSYINLMVSNVDKPKYRTRKGQIATNTLAVCDRNMQFVYVLPGWEGSAADLRILRDALQRANGFRVPKGNYYLCDNGYANSEGFLAPYKGIRYHLKEWGPAANRPQNAMELFNLRHSKARNVIERAFGIMKMRRGILRSSTFYPVKTQIRLIMACFILNNFIRSEMPDDPIEREFDTAPGNDQAGVEIDGDFIDSIESSPQWNAERDALAQAMWLSYITNN; from the exons ATGCCGACTAACGACGTTACCACAGTATGCATTTACTTGTTGATGGAAGAAATTTTCCATCAACACTTAATTCTTATGGTTGTTGCTTATCGTGTCATGCTTAAGATGAGATCCCGTAAACGAAAAAGAGCTTCTAATGCAACAACTTTTAGGATGATAGAACGTATTCCCGATCAGAATACTCACATGAATAGGCTTGTTGGTGTTAGTGATTTTGATTGCCTAGCAAACTTGCGAATGGATCGCAATACATTTGGTAGATTATGCATTTTGTTGCGTGATATGGGGGGGTTAACTAATGGGAGATACATTGAGGTTGAGGAGCAAGTTGCAATGTTTCTGTCTGTCCTAGCACACCATAAAAAAAATCGGGTTGTTAAGTTTGATTTCTGGAGGTCCGGTCAAACTGTTTCCAAGTTTGTGCACCTGGTTCTTAAGGCAATATTGAAATTGCACACCATTTTACTTGTGAAACCAGCTCCTGTCCCAGATGATAGTACAAACAACACGTGGTGTTGGTTCAAG GGTTGTTTGGGTGCTCTTGATGGTAGTTACATTAATTTAATGGTCAGTAACGTTGACAAGCCGAAATACCGCACCCGTAAAGGGCAGATTGCAACAAATACCCTTGCCGTTTGTGACCGCAATATGCAGTTTGTCTACGTGTTACCCGGATGGGAAGGCTCAGCCGCGGATTTGAGGATTTTGCGCGACGCCCTGCAACGTGCAAATGGATTTAGGGTGCCCAAAG GAAACTACTATCTATGCGACAATGGGTATGCGAACAGCGAGGGTTTCCTTGCACCATATAAAGGGATACGTTACCATTTGAAGGAATGGGGACCGGCAGCAAATAGGCCTCAAAATGCAATGGAGCTGTTCAATTTGCGCCATTCGAAGGCCCGCAATGTTATTGAGCGAGCGTTTGGGATCATGAAAATGCGCAGGGGCATTTTGAGGAGCAGTACCTTTTACCCCGTTAAGACCCAAATTCGGCTAATTATGGCGTGCTTcatattgaataattttatccGATCTGAGATGCCCGATGATCCTATAGAGCGAGAGTTTGATACCGCACCTGGAAATGATCAGGCAGGAGTAGAGATCGATGGTGATTTCATTGATAGTATCGAATCTTCTCCCCAATGGAATGCAGAACGAGATGCCCTTGCCCAAGCGATGTGGTTGTCCTATATCACCAATAATTGA
- the LOC131026161 gene encoding uncharacterized protein LOC131026161: MREIISSRTVTLSKSKERTCTLEFDGASKGNPGQAGAGAILRYDDGTVIQGLWKVKSENLLNLYKEAKELVDRFRSFQIVHVLRDLNSEADAQANIGAQLAG, from the exons ATGAGG GAGATTATTTCCTCTCGAACTGTGACTCTTTCCAAATCCAAGGAGCGAACCTGCACTCTTGAGTTTGATGGTGCTTCAAAGGGAAATCCCGGACAAGCTGGTGCTGGAGCTATACTCCGATATGATGATGGAACTGTG ATTCAGGGTCTATGGAAGGTTAAAAGCGAAAACCTCTTGAATCTGTACAAGGAGGCAAAGGAATTGGTGGATAGATTCCGTTCGTTCCAAATTGTGCATGTCCTCAGG GACTTGAATTCCGAGGCTGATGCTCAGGCTAACATAGGCGCGCAACTTGCCGGTTAG